The Flavobacterium johnsoniae UW101 genomic interval TTTTATGAAATCTTTAGTTTCCTGTCAATGATATGAGAGCTTCATAACACAAAAAAGTCCTTCTATAACTAATTAATGTTTTTGAATTATTTTCCAAAATACCTTCGTTATAAATTTAACCCAAAAGACCATGGAAACAACACAATTTATAACAGCAAAACAATTATTGGGAGGCTGGTTGCCACAAAACCCACAAATTGTAGAAGATTGGATTGTAAAAATCAAAAAACTGACTAAAAAAAATCCAACACCACTTATTCCTGAAATTGCCGAATTTCAAAATCTAGTGTATTCAGATCCTGTTTTGTATGCGAATGTGCAGGGAATGTTTGCCGAAGCTTATTTCTTAAAACAAAGAACCCCTCTACTTTGGGAACCAGAACCAATGACTTTTGAGGATTTTCTTGTTTTACTAAACGGAATCATGCAAACCGCTCCCGAAGCCTACCAAACTGGCGCTCCTGGAAATCAAACGCCTGCAGGTATGATTGGTTTTCCTATTAATGCTCTTTTGGCTTGGCCAATGGCTACCAATTTCGGTTATGATGTTTTTTCAAATGCTTTAGTCAATCAACAGCTAAAAAAAATATTAAACTACTGGTCTAAATTTTTGGTTACAGAAGATTCTCGCTATGTTTTAATAGAAAATGATCCTTCTGAGAATGTAATTGCTTGGTTGAGCGAAGTGGCACAATCAGAAATGATGCAGGTTGCCCAAGGAGCATTAGGTTTAGAATCGAATCCTATTCCGCCTAATGCTACATTTTCTGATGTTTTTATTTCAGATCCTTCAGATCCATATTACGGTTTTAAAAGCTGGGATGATTTTTTTACGAGATTATTTTGTCCAAATGTACGTCCAGTTACTGCACCCAATGATGATTCAATTATTGTAAATGCCTGCGAGTCGGCGCCATTGCAAGTGGCTAAAAATGTGGCATTGTCAGATCAATTTTGGTTAAAAGGACAGCCATATTCTTTAGAAAACATGATGAATTTTGATGAACTTGCACCTCAATTTGATGGAGGAACAGTTTATCAGGCTTTTTTGAGTGCCTTGAGTTACCATCGCTGGCACAGTCCTGTAAACGGTAAAATTGTAAAAACGGCTGTAATAAATGGTTCTTATTATTTAGAAAATTTATATCAGGGTTTCTACAATCCAGCAGGAGCCGATTCGAGTGCACCTAACAATTCACAGCCCTTTTTAACAGCAGTTGCCACCAGAGCTGTTATATTTATTGAAGCAGATAATCCAGCCATTGGACTTATGTGTGTAATACCTGTGGGTATGGCAGAGGTTTCGAGCTGTCAAATAACAGTAAAAGCCGGCGACGTTGTAAAAAAAGGCGACGAACTGGGTATGTTTCATTTTGGAGGCTCAACACATTGTTTGCTTTTTAGACCGGGTGTAAATTTAGATTTCACTACTTATGAAACACCAGGCTTAGACGCTCCTAATAACATTCGTGTAAACACACAAATTGCAAAAGTGCTTTAAAAGGCATTTTACTTTCATAAAAAAAACACTCTGTTTTCTAAATTGAAAAGCTAGGTGTTTTTTTATTTTATTTCAATTTCATTATTGGTTGTAATAATGATTTTATTTTGCTGCTGTGCAATCGTTACGAAATTCCCGTAATTAAAACCGATTTTCTGAAGCCATTTTCCGTAAAGACGTATTTCTGGAAATATAACGTATCGATGATCACGTCTTGAAATTGTTTTTGGCTGTATTTTTAATCGTCTTTTCACTGATTGTTTCATTTTATTTTTATTTCATTGAAACAAAAATAGTAAAAATTATACTACAAATAATATTTTTTAGACACTAAATTATTGTTTTAGGGCAATTTTGAGTATTTAAAGTATTCTTTTTATTATATTTAAATTATAAGATATTTGCATGAAATGTCAATAAATCAACATTGTGTCGAAACTTAAATTAAATAGAATAAAAGTTGTTTTAGTTGAAAAC includes:
- a CDS encoding SymE family type I addiction module toxin, which translates into the protein MKQSVKRRLKIQPKTISRRDHRYVIFPEIRLYGKWLQKIGFNYGNFVTIAQQQNKIIITTNNEIEIK
- a CDS encoding phosphatidylserine decarboxylase family protein — protein: METTQFITAKQLLGGWLPQNPQIVEDWIVKIKKLTKKNPTPLIPEIAEFQNLVYSDPVLYANVQGMFAEAYFLKQRTPLLWEPEPMTFEDFLVLLNGIMQTAPEAYQTGAPGNQTPAGMIGFPINALLAWPMATNFGYDVFSNALVNQQLKKILNYWSKFLVTEDSRYVLIENDPSENVIAWLSEVAQSEMMQVAQGALGLESNPIPPNATFSDVFISDPSDPYYGFKSWDDFFTRLFCPNVRPVTAPNDDSIIVNACESAPLQVAKNVALSDQFWLKGQPYSLENMMNFDELAPQFDGGTVYQAFLSALSYHRWHSPVNGKIVKTAVINGSYYLENLYQGFYNPAGADSSAPNNSQPFLTAVATRAVIFIEADNPAIGLMCVIPVGMAEVSSCQITVKAGDVVKKGDELGMFHFGGSTHCLLFRPGVNLDFTTYETPGLDAPNNIRVNTQIAKVL